The sequence below is a genomic window from Wyeomyia smithii strain HCP4-BCI-WySm-NY-G18 chromosome 1, ASM2978416v1, whole genome shotgun sequence.
ATTTTCAACTGAGTGTTATGTAGTTCAGTCTACTGGTCGTTTGCTCTTGACCAGATGGATCCATAGTAAAAAAAGAGTAGCATATCTATTGCACAAGCAGCTCTCTTCCGATCCGGTTCCGCTGGGATGTGGTTTTGTTGCGATTATGCAAGCATTCGGTTTGTAGAACGAACATAGAAAAGTTCCCAAACTAGTCTATCCCGTTGCTTGCTTTATTCTGTCTTCACACAGTATCAAACGGagaggaattttgatattttgaccaCACAGCAGCGAATCAAAATTGCATAATCACCCATCCGCGCCATCTTTCGTCTTTCAGAAGTAATAGACGACATTCACTTTCTCCACCGAACCGGTGAAAAACTAGTTCTACAGCTGCGACTACACTTCCTCTTTTTACCGTGAAACAACAGCTACGAACGGTCCGAACTCGAATATGTACACACCTCCACAAAAGGCTAATTTCCCACCCAAACCCTAAAACCACTTCGGCTGCAGCAGTGCAGCTAAAGTGCAAGCAATGCAATTGGAAAATTTGTGCGCGCACTTTAGTCAGCTCCAAGTGGCGTTAGGAGCAAGCGAGCGTAGTGACTTTCGAGTTCTTGAACCTAGTGCGATGAAGCTGGAGTACCGCGTCCTAGAAACCGATATCAGCCAACGGTTGGATGAGTTTTTCCATAAAAAGGATGCTCTCATAGAGGTGAACCCCGGCCGGGTCTTTATGCCAACCAGATTCCGGGAGATCGGCGACGACATACTAAATCTGGAAATACGAAAAGATGATGTCTGGGTGCTGTCCTATCCCAGAACTGGATCCACGTGGGCCCAGGAAATGATTTGGCTGCTTGGAAACAACATGGACTATGAAGGAGCCAAGGCCATTCAGCAGGTTCGAACTCCTCTGCTGGAACTTTCTGCTATTTTCTCGGAGGACCGCAGTGTGGAAGATTTTGTAACGTAAGCAAATTTCCCAAGCGCAGTCTAATCGCATAACTGCTCTAACAGGAAATTGGTTTCATTACAGCAAACACGAGAAAGTCACTTCAGTGACGTGTGTTCATAATCTACCCAGCCCTCGCTATGTGAAATCCCATCTCCCGTGGCAACTGCTACCGAAACAGATGGACATCGTTCGTCCCAAAATGATCTACATTGCGAGAAATCCGAAGGACCTTGCCGTTTCCTATTACTACTACTGTCAATTGATTCACCAAACCAGTGGAACTTTCGAGGAGTTTTGTGACATCTTCCTCAGTGATCAGGCACCCATCGGTCCAATGTGGGCGCATATGTTAGCTTTCTGGGAACGCCGTAATCAACCGAATGTGTTGTTCCTCA
It includes:
- the LOC129720795 gene encoding luciferin sulfotransferase, whose translation is MQLENLCAHFSQLQVALGASERSDFRVLEPSAMKLEYRVLETDISQRLDEFFHKKDALIEVNPGRVFMPTRFREIGDDILNLEIRKDDVWVLSYPRTGSTWAQEMIWLLGNNMDYEGAKAIQQVRTPLLELSAIFSEDRSVEDFVTKHEKVTSVTCVHNLPSPRYVKSHLPWQLLPKQMDIVRPKMIYIARNPKDLAVSYYYYCQLIHQTSGTFEEFCDIFLSDQAPIGPMWAHMLAFWERRNQPNVLFLKYEDMKRNLPTVIRNCAQFMKIGRELTVSEVQGLCDHLGFDRMQKNPAVNMEPLMQNSNLIDTNGAVKFIRKGAIGDWKNYMDDNLSKKFDAWIGKHFDGTGLEFVYE